A window of Sphingobacterium kitahiroshimense genomic DNA:
CGGTAATACTGAATAAAGGCAGTCAAGGAAACAAATAAATTTAAAAACAGCGCTGTAGGTTTCATTTCTTGCGGCGCCACGCCATAAAGAGCCATTAAAGCCAGGTAACCGCTCGCTCCGCCATGCCCAACAGAGGCATATAAAAAAGCAACAATAAATAAAATAATAAAAAAAATTTCGGTATCCATAGATTTTTAAGGCAATACGATTACTTGGACTTCTTCACCTGCCACAATACCAGTAGATTCTTCCGGTATCACGAGCAGGCAATTGGCCTGGGCATAAGATTGTAGACGATAAGATTCCTGCGCATGCAGGGGCAATACCTTACCCTCCATTGAATGAGCTTTTATAAAATGTGTTAATCCACTGTTTTTTGGATAATCAACTGTAGTCACGGCTTTGCTGTAGCAAACGGAATCAGGTCGTTGCATCATCCGGTCAATAGCCGGTAAAACATACAGGTAGAAACAGGTTAGCGCTGAAGAAGGATTTCCTGGCAATCCGAAAACCACTGTTTCATCCTTAGTTCCAAAAAACAATGGTTTTCCTGGTTTCTGTTTCACTTTATGAAAATGAGGCCGCACCGACTGCGCCAGAGCACTTTGCACCACAAAATCATAATCACCCACACTCACGCCTCCCACCAGCAGCACCAGATCCGAAGCTAACAATGCCTGTCCCAAGATCTTTTCCAATGCGGCAGGATCATCTGTAGCGTGAAAAACCTGAACCGTTTCGATACCTGCTTTTTGAAGTGCAGCACGTAGTTGAATCGAGTTTGAGTCGTATACCTGTCCAAAGAAAAGTGGCTGACCCAATTCCTTCAGTTCATCACCTGTCACAATGATGGCAACTTTTGGCGGTTCAAAAATCAGCAGCTTCTCACAGCCGATACCTGCTAAAAAACCCAGTGCAGCAGGCGTCAATACAGTTCCCTGTGCAAGGGCCAATGTGCCTTTTTCGGCTTCGCTACCTTTTTCACGGACATGCATGCCAAGAGTTAATTGCTCATCAGCAACCGTGATCCAATCTCCTTCGCGATATACCCGTTCCTGCATGACCACGGTATCTGCCGCCGTTGGTATGGGTGCACCCGTAAAGACGCGCATCGCCTGTCCGGACAATAGCGTTACATCCGACTGTTTTCCAGCACGCATTTCGCCCACAATTTCCAATCGGTTATTGTGGTCCTCAAATTTCAACGCATAGCCATCCATCGAAGACTGCCTAAAACCAGGAATATCATATTTTGATATAATCTGCTCTGCAACAGTATATCCTAAAGACTCAGATAAAGTTTTTATTCCAGTGCGAACAAAATGGGCATGTTTTTTAATGATCGCTTTTGCTTCCGATACTGAAACCATTTCCTGTATTAAATATCTTAAATCAGCAGGTTCATCAATGTCGACTGATCCCTTATCAAAAGCAACTGCAACAACATCATCAGGATATGCGGCTATGATTTTTTTAGCACCCTGATCTCCCTGCAACTGCTGTAATAATGGAAAATAAAAGTTACTGAACAGCACCGGCACGCCCAAGGTATCCGCATAGGCCGATGCAATAATCCCTTTCTGACTTTCCAACTGATTTTCATGCAATTGCATAAAATGATGAGCCTCAAGAAAGGGCTGATCACATACTGAAAAGATGCACCGAGTTAACAATGGATGATCGTTTAATAACGCCTCTATTCCTTTCCTGATAGACGAGGCCATTCCTGTAGACCAATCATCATTGTAACAGATCTTTACATCATGGTCAACAAGTGTTCCTGCAACGGCCTCGGCATCAGCGCCCACCACTACGATCACACAAGCAGGGTCACTCGACATCGCCTGTTCTACAGCATGTTGAACTAATGGCTTCTGCTGATAATCCAGAAGTTGTTTTGCAGTCCCTAAGCGTGAGGAACTACCCGCTGCTAATATTATTATACCTGTATCCTGCATTATCCTCCAATAGTTATCATACTTCTATTTTGTAATTTATCCGCATCTATTTGCGTAAAATCAGTGGCTAATTGGCCCCCTAGAGCAAAAGCCTTTGCCTCGATATTCGCTTGTATCAACGGTAATATTGGCTGTCCCTGCCGATAGGCGGTAAGTAAGTCTGTTTCATGAGTAGAAAAGAGACAATTTTTCAATTTACCATCTGCCGTTAAACGGATCCGGTTGCAGCCTGCACAAAAAGGTTCGCTCATGGTACTGATGACGGCGAATGATCCACGGTGACCTGCGATATGAAAATGTTTTGCTGTATCGTGTATACTCCCCACCTGTTCGTGGATGGTATAACTTTTTTGGATCACATCTTTTATTTCCCGCAAAGTAAACACCTGATTATTGGTCCATTTATTACCAGAAAAAGGCATAAATTCAATAAAACGTACCTCTAATGGCCATTTTTCGGTAAGCGCGACAAAATCAATAATTTCATTATCGTTCAACCCTTTCATTACCACTACATTCAATTTACAGGTTATTCCGGATTCCAGCAACAGACCAATATTTGACCAAACACGGTCAAAAAGATTTCTGCCTGTTATCTTATGGAATTTTTCGGTATTTAAGGTATCTAGACTGATGTTGATACTGCTAAAATTGGCCGCTTTGATTACAGGCAGTAAAGCATCTACCCTAACCCCATTGGTGGTACAGGTCAGTTCCACCGGTAAGGTGGCCAGTCCTGCCAAAATCAGAGCTGCATCTTTCCGTACAAATGGTTCCCCACCTGTTAAGCGTATTTTTGTAATCCCCTGCGATACAAAAGTTTTAGCGATCGATAAAATTTCATCGGGTTGCATCAGTTTGGCATGCGCGGCGAAAGCATACTCCTCTTCTGGCATACAGTAAAAGCAGCGCAGATTACAATTGTCCGTAAGCGATATACGGAGATAAGTATGTTGACGGCCAAATTTATCGAATAGCATAATAATGATTAAAGGATTGGAATATTCTCGTGCATCTTAGCTGCGCGGTCACGAAGAGATGCCGCAGATCGGCTGTGGAAAAAAGATTTTACCTCCGCAATAATCGAGAGTGCAATCTCCGCCGAAGTTTCAGCTCCGA
This region includes:
- the glp gene encoding gephyrin-like molybdotransferase Glp: MQDTGIIILAAGSSSRLGTAKQLLDYQQKPLVQHAVEQAMSSDPACVIVVVGADAEAVAGTLVDHDVKICYNDDWSTGMASSIRKGIEALLNDHPLLTRCIFSVCDQPFLEAHHFMQLHENQLESQKGIIASAYADTLGVPVLFSNFYFPLLQQLQGDQGAKKIIAAYPDDVVAVAFDKGSVDIDEPADLRYLIQEMVSVSEAKAIIKKHAHFVRTGIKTLSESLGYTVAEQIISKYDIPGFRQSSMDGYALKFEDHNNRLEIVGEMRAGKQSDVTLLSGQAMRVFTGAPIPTAADTVVMQERVYREGDWITVADEQLTLGMHVREKGSEAEKGTLALAQGTVLTPAALGFLAGIGCEKLLIFEPPKVAIIVTGDELKELGQPLFFGQVYDSNSIQLRAALQKAGIETVQVFHATDDPAALEKILGQALLASDLVLLVGGVSVGDYDFVVQSALAQSVRPHFHKVKQKPGKPLFFGTKDETVVFGLPGNPSSALTCFYLYVLPAIDRMMQRPDSVCYSKAVTTVDYPKNSGLTHFIKAHSMEGKVLPLHAQESYRLQSYAQANCLLVIPEESTGIVAGEEVQVIVLP
- the moaA gene encoding GTP 3',8-cyclase MoaA, whose translation is MLFDKFGRQHTYLRISLTDNCNLRCFYCMPEEEYAFAAHAKLMQPDEILSIAKTFVSQGITKIRLTGGEPFVRKDAALILAGLATLPVELTCTTNGVRVDALLPVIKAANFSSINISLDTLNTEKFHKITGRNLFDRVWSNIGLLLESGITCKLNVVVMKGLNDNEIIDFVALTEKWPLEVRFIEFMPFSGNKWTNNQVFTLREIKDVIQKSYTIHEQVGSIHDTAKHFHIAGHRGSFAVISTMSEPFCAGCNRIRLTADGKLKNCLFSTHETDLLTAYRQGQPILPLIQANIEAKAFALGGQLATDFTQIDADKLQNRSMITIGG